The Solibacillus sp. FSL R7-0682 genome includes a window with the following:
- a CDS encoding CtsR family transcriptional regulator translates to MRNISDIIEGYLKEVIELDGQGHIEIKRNELAKQFACAPSQINYVINTRFTTEHGYYVESKRGGGGYIRILRVTIHSKKTLLDEMATQIGEAIAQMNAERIIYRLFEEEIITEREAILMKAAMDRATLQLGLPLRDQIRARIMQAMLKTISFEK, encoded by the coding sequence ATGAGGAATATATCTGACATTATTGAAGGGTATTTGAAAGAGGTTATTGAATTAGATGGTCAAGGACATATTGAAATTAAGCGAAATGAATTAGCGAAGCAATTTGCTTGTGCACCATCGCAAATTAACTATGTCATTAATACACGGTTTACAACTGAGCACGGATATTATGTAGAAAGTAAACGTGGTGGTGGCGGCTATATTCGAATATTGCGTGTGACGATCCATTCGAAAAAAACCCTTTTAGATGAAATGGCTACACAAATTGGTGAGGCCATTGCACAGATGAATGCAGAGCGAATTATTTATCGTCTATTCGAGGAAGAGATTATTACTGAACGTGAGGCGATTCTTATGAAGGCTGCAATGGATCGAGCAACGTTACAATTAGGATTGCCGTTACGAGATCAAATTCGTGCACGTATTATGCAAGCGATGTTAAAAACGATTTCCTTTGAGAAATAG
- a CDS encoding protein arginine kinase, translating to MNIEHFLTNANPRWMQSEGASDIVISTRIRLARNIAGTRFPISFNEQEAQNVEEKLIKALLSIEENPYQFSFFQIKDMPLLQRQILVEKHLISPNLANRKKIGSFFLTKDESISILVNEEDHIRIQCLAHGMNLEEAFREARKIDRFLSKHITYAYQEQYGYLTSCPTNVGTGLRASVMLHLPALTLTKQMNTLIQMMTRLGMVVRGIYGEGSENLGNIYQISNQITLGKSELDILQELRDVVEQVIKKEQLARKKLLTSAPSILEDRLSRSLGTLKYAKILSSEEAASCLSNVRLGVNLGLLEPISQSRLNECMLLMQPGFIQQHVGTTLQPAERDMYRAKLLQDKLNQQDDTINNGEEGEDLYDV from the coding sequence ATGAATATCGAGCATTTTTTAACGAATGCCAATCCACGATGGATGCAAAGTGAAGGTGCTTCGGATATTGTCATCAGTACACGTATTCGACTTGCTCGAAATATTGCAGGTACGCGCTTTCCGATTAGTTTTAACGAACAAGAGGCACAAAATGTAGAAGAAAAATTGATAAAGGCCTTGCTTAGCATTGAAGAAAATCCGTATCAGTTTTCTTTCTTTCAAATTAAAGATATGCCGCTTTTGCAACGACAAATTTTAGTGGAAAAGCATTTAATTAGCCCAAATTTAGCAAATAGAAAGAAAATCGGTTCGTTTTTTTTAACAAAAGATGAGTCGATAAGTATTCTAGTGAATGAAGAGGATCATATTCGAATACAATGTTTAGCTCATGGTATGAATTTAGAGGAGGCATTCAGGGAGGCCCGTAAAATAGACCGTTTCTTAAGTAAGCATATAACCTATGCATATCAAGAGCAATACGGTTATTTAACAAGCTGCCCAACAAATGTCGGTACAGGTTTACGTGCTTCTGTCATGCTCCATTTACCTGCCCTTACCCTTACGAAACAAATGAATACATTAATTCAAATGATGACGCGACTAGGAATGGTTGTTCGAGGGATATATGGTGAAGGTAGTGAAAATTTAGGCAATATTTATCAAATATCCAATCAAATCACGTTAGGGAAATCGGAGCTTGATATTTTACAGGAGTTACGTGATGTTGTTGAGCAAGTTATAAAAAAAGAACAGCTAGCCCGAAAAAAATTACTAACAAGCGCTCCTTCTATATTAGAAGATCGCTTGAGTAGATCGCTTGGCACATTAAAGTATGCCAAAATTTTATCCAGTGAAGAGGCCGCAAGTTGTTTATCCAACGTGCGTCTAGGGGTAAATTTAGGATTATTAGAACCGATTTCACAAAGTCGACTAAATGAATGTATGTTACTGATGCAACCAGGATTTATTCAACAACATGTAGGTACAACACTTCAACCAGCCGAACGCGATATGTATCGGGCAAAGCTTTTACAGGATAAGTTAAATCAACAGGATGATACCATAAACAATGGGGAAGAAGGAGAGGATTTATATGATGTTTAA
- a CDS encoding UvrB/UvrC motif-containing protein, with product MICEYCKQRQANVTVTQIQNGQQMERHYCDVCAEHFHPFQFQTTEEPASFQQLISNWFNFAPSAAKKENAVAEGQQSNTCPTCGFTYRQFLKKGKFGCENCYETFYKQLPQLLERIQAGTKHVGFVEEVPSSEKIEQKISQLREHMQEAIAEERFEDAAKVRDEIRLLESKIPLKGEERT from the coding sequence ATGATTTGTGAATATTGTAAGCAAAGACAGGCAAATGTTACGGTGACACAAATTCAAAATGGTCAGCAAATGGAGCGACATTACTGTGATGTTTGTGCGGAGCATTTTCATCCATTTCAATTCCAGACAACAGAAGAGCCAGCATCTTTTCAGCAACTGATTTCAAACTGGTTTAATTTTGCTCCTTCAGCAGCGAAGAAGGAAAATGCTGTGGCAGAAGGGCAGCAGAGTAATACCTGTCCAACTTGTGGGTTTACGTATCGCCAATTCCTTAAGAAAGGGAAGTTTGGCTGCGAAAATTGCTATGAAACCTTTTATAAGCAATTACCTCAGCTACTAGAGCGAATTCAGGCAGGGACAAAGCATGTAGGGTTTGTGGAAGAGGTACCCTCATCTGAAAAAATCGAACAAAAAATTTCACAGCTTCGTGAGCATATGCAAGAAGCAATCGCAGAAGAACGCTTTGAGGATGCAGCGAAAGTTCGTGATGAAATACGTTTATTAGAAAGTAAAATCCCTCTAAAAGGAGAGGAGCGGACATGA